The genomic window CGTCCTCGGCCGCCCCGGCCGCGCCCGGCCGTGCGAACTTGGCGCTACTCGGTGCCGAGGAAGTCGGTTCCATCCTGGGTGACCCCAACATGGTGTCCGCCTCGCGCGGCGACCAACTGCGCGCCCCGCAGGGCACCCTGTCGGCACCGGAGTGCGTGGCGGCTTACGAACCACTCGAGGAGTCCGTGTATCGCCCCCACAACCCGAGTGCCGCACGTAATGAGGTGCTGCACACCGCCGGTGAAAACCCTGCGCACCGGGTGGTGGAAGGCGCGGCGACATTCCCGTCGGCCGAGAAGGCTCGCGCTTTCGTCGAAGCGTCGGCGGAGAGGTGGCGGGCCTGCGCCAACAAGACCGTCAAGTTCGGCGGCTCGGCCGGCCGGGGCAGCGAATGGACCTTCGGCGACGTCGACGGGTCCGCCCCGAAGATCAGCCAGGTGCGCACCCAGACCGACGGCAGCGGCCGGACCTGTCAGCACGTGCTCGATGCGGTGAACGAGGTGGTGGTCGAGGTGGAGGCCTGCGGATCCGACCTCGGCGACGCGGGCAGCCGGATCGCTGAGCAGATCGGCAACAAGTCCACGAAATAGCCCAGACATGGAGCGGCCCCCGAGCGTATTTCCGGTTGGACGGACCGGAAACTCGGGGGCCGGGTGGCTGCGGGGAATTTGCCAGCGCAAAGTCGCCGGTAGTTCCGAGCCACTGCTGCTAGCGCGCAGCCACCTCACATGTCCATGAAGCTATCAATTTCGCGGACCACCTCCCTTCTTGTGTACGGCCGACCGTACCCGTAAATTCGCGAGCCGACAACAGAATTCAGCGCTCAGCGATCGCCGGCGATCGCGGCGTCGACGAGTTCGGCGAACGCGGCCGCAATCGGGGTAGGGCGCAGCAACCTGCCGTCGAGGGTGTGCACCCGGGCCGCCAAGGTCATGCTCGAGATCAGCCAGACTCCGTGCGCGGCAAACAGATCGGCTACGCGCAGGGCCCGGTAGTCGCAGTCGTAACCCTTGGCGCGGGCGGTCTCGAAGAGCGCCTGCTGGGTGGTGCCGCGCAGAATCGGATACCAGGGCGGCGGAGTCACCAGGCACAGGTTGTCCGCTCCTTCGTCGGTCGCGATGACCACCGTCGAGCGCGGCCCTTCCAGGACGTAGCCGTCCGAGCTGACGAAGATGACGTCGTCGGCGCCTTGGCGGGCGGCGTGGCGCAGCACCGCCATGTTCACCGCGTACGACAAGGTCTTCGCACCGGCCAGCAACCAGGGCATGGCGTCGATGCCGGTGGCCGGCAGCCCACGGTCCAGCGTGATCGCCGAAACGCCGGCGCGGCGCACCGCGCGCACCCGCTCTGGAACCGCGGTGACCATGACGTAGGCCGTCGGGGGCGAACCGCTCTCACGGCCGCGGCTGTAGATCAGGCGCATCGCGCCCTCGTCGTCGGTGCCGGCCGCCCAACGCTGTGTCGCCACCGAGATCGCATGCCGCCAGCCGGCCAGATCGGGTTCGGGCAGATCCATCAGCTTGGCCGAGTGAGTCAGCCGCTGCAGGTGGGCCTCCACCAGGCACGCGGCGCCGTCGCGCACCAGCAGCGTCTCGAAGATCCCGTCACCGCGCACCGCCGCCAGATCGTCGGCGTGCAGCAGCGGCATTGCGGGATCGTGGATTTCGCCGTCCAGTGTGACGACGACACCAGTCTGCATGGCATAGCAGCCTAGTCGTCGGGCTGTGGGGCAGGCCGAATCCGTAGAGTTGTGCTGTGTCCGCAGTTCCTGCCCCAGATCCTGGACCCGACGCGGGAGCCATCTGGCACTACGGTGATCCACTTGGGGAGCAGAAGGCCGCCCAGAGCGATGCGGTGCTGGTGGACCGGTCCCATCGGGCGGTGCTCACGCTGACCGGCGCCGATCGGCAGACCTGGCTGCACAGCATCTCCACCCAGCATGTCAGCGAGTTACCGTCCGGCGCGAGCACGCAGAATCTCAGCCTCGATGGGCAGGGCCGCGTCGAAGACCATTGGTGGCAGACCGAATTGGGCGGCACCACCTATCTGGACACCGAACCGTGGCGGGGTCAGCCGCTGCTGGACTATCTGCGCAAGATGGTGTTCTGGTC from Mycobacterium kubicae includes these protein-coding regions:
- a CDS encoding aminodeoxychorismate lyase; translated protein: MQTGVVVTLDGEIHDPAMPLLHADDLAAVRGDGIFETLLVRDGAACLVEAHLQRLTHSAKLMDLPEPDLAGWRHAISVATQRWAAGTDDEGAMRLIYSRGRESGSPPTAYVMVTAVPERVRAVRRAGVSAITLDRGLPATGIDAMPWLLAGAKTLSYAVNMAVLRHAARQGADDVIFVSSDGYVLEGPRSTVVIATDEGADNLCLVTPPPWYPILRGTTQQALFETARAKGYDCDYRALRVADLFAAHGVWLISSMTLAARVHTLDGRLLRPTPIAAAFAELVDAAIAGDR